In Sorghum bicolor cultivar BTx623 chromosome 10, Sorghum_bicolor_NCBIv3, whole genome shotgun sequence, one genomic interval encodes:
- the LOC8058453 gene encoding cyclin-dependent kinase B2-1 has product MATIQHKPAPTAPSTTTGGGLRAMDLYEKLEKVGEGTYGKVYKAREKATGRIVALKKTRLPEDDEGVPPTALREVSLLRMLSQDPHVVRLLDLKQGVNKEGQTILYLVFEYMDTDLKKFIRGYRANHEKIPAQTVKILMYQLCKGVAFVHGRGVLHRDLKPHNLLMDRKTMALKIADLGLSRAITVPMKKYTHEILTLWYRAPEVLLGATHYSTPVDIWSVGCIFAELVTNQPLFPGDSELQQLLHIFKLLGTPNEQMWPGVGKLPNWHVYPQWKPTKLCTLVPGLDSDGYDLLEKMLAYEPAKRISAKKALEHPYFNGVNKEVY; this is encoded by the exons ATGGCGACGATCCAGCACAAGCCGGCTCCGACGGCGCcgtcgacgacgacgggcggcggCCTGCGCGCCATGGACCTGTACGAGAAGCTGGAGAAAGTCGGGGAGGGCACGTACGGGAAGGTGTACAAGGCCCGGGAGAAGGCGACGGGCCGCATCGTGGCGCTCAAGAAGACGCGGCTCCCCGAGGACGACGAGGGCGTGCCCCCGACCGCGCTGCGGGAGGTGTCGCTGCTGCGGATGCTGTCGCAGGACCCGCACGTGGTGCGCCTGCTCGACCTCAAGCAGGGCGTCAACAAGGAAGGGCAGACCATCTTGTACCTCGTCTTCGAGTACATGGACACCGACCTCAAGAAGTTCATCCGGGGCTACCGCGCCAACCACGAGAAGATCCCCGCACAAACCGTCAAG ATCCTGATGTACCAACTGTGCAAGGGCGTGGCTTTCGTCCACGGCCGCGGGGTGCTGCACCGTGATCTCAAACCCCACAACCTGCTCATGGACCGCAAGACCATGGCGCTCAAGATCGCTGACCTCGGACTCAGCCGTGCCATCACCGTCCCTATGAAGAAGTACACACACGAG ATTCTGACGCTGTGGTACAGGGCGCCTGAGGTTCTTCTTGGCGCCACACACTACTCCACGCCGGTTGACATTTGGTCCGTGGGCTGCATATTTG CTGAGTTGGTCACTAACCAGCCACTTTTCCCTGGCGATTCTGAGTTGCAGCAGCTCCTCCACATCTTCAA GTTGCTGGGCACCCCAAATGAGCAGATGTGGCCAGGAGTAGGCAAGCTGCCCAACTGGCACGTGTATCCTCAGTGGAAGCCCACTAAGCTGTGCACTCTTGTCCCTGGTCTTGACTCCGATGGCTATGATTTGCTTGAG AAAATGCTGGCATATGAGCCGGCGAAGCGGATCTCTGCGAAGAAAGCCCTGGAGCACCCGTACTTCAATGGTGTGAACAAGGAGGTGTACTGA